The Portunus trituberculatus isolate SZX2019 chromosome 27, ASM1759143v1, whole genome shotgun sequence DNA window CCCTAACAAGCCAGACTACGACATCCGGGCAGATGTGTGGAGCCTTGGCATTACGCTTGTTGAGCTTGCCACTGGCCAGTTTCCGTACAAAGACTGTCGTAATGACTTTGAGGTAAGTACTGCACTACATCAATTCCTGATGATTATTTTCTATGTACTTGGTTCAGATTTGTCTCCCTTCAAGCTGTAATTCCTTGCCTTGTTCATCTATCAGAGATTAAGTGCTAGAAATAAGGAGAGGGGGTATGACATTGCAGCTCAGTGGGATGGAAGGCTAGGAATCCTCTCTTCTTGTACAAATGTGTGTGGTTTAACAAGAACAGAGCACCAAGATCCCCCCTGCCTGAGATATAGATTAAAGAATGTTGTGTAATGCTGACCTCTCTCTTCACAGGTGCTCACCAAAGTTCTTCAGGATGATCCCCCGTCCCTACCAAAAGATGGCACTTTCAGCTCAGAATTCTGTGACTTTGTAAATGACTGGTGGGTAGATTGAATTTTAATTGTTGTAGATACAGTTTTTATCTCAGTTCATATTTGATTTTTAATAGAATTTTATTACTGTATCAGCTGGTGGCATAATCTTGAATATTTTGTGCATGCAGTAGAGATTATGCTTTGTTGATTTAATATGTTGTAGAGTTGACAAAATGACATGAAATAAGACAGATATCATACCTGTAATTGTACTGTATGGTGTTGTGTCAGAAGTACTTTTTGCATTGaaaccatttcttttccttgtctcacTGTGTATATTGAAAGACGctccttttctctgtcttccaGCTTAATCAAGGAATATCGCCTACGACCAAAATATAAGAAACTTCTCGACTATGCTTTTATCAAAAAATATGAACAGAAGAAAGTTGACGTTTCAGCGTGGTTTGCAGGTAAGTCTGGCTctcctgggtggtggtggtggtgctggtattttttcctttatgtataTTTTGGAGGGAGTTTCCAGCTTCTTCACTCTTTACCTCTTACTTGCATTCAAATATAAGCTAAgttgttattttatctttaaaAAAATGTCTATGATCTATGCTGTATTCATTGGAATTAAAAATTCTTTCTAAATTGCTACTGGAATTAAATAAAGAACATGTGCTAATAATCTTGGAGAAGACGACTTAATGATGCACAAACAGTATTTACGAAATATATACCGAACtgcgttatttatttttcagacGTGTGTCGCGCTACGGATCAAAAAGTGCGCAACTCCCCACAAAGAGTAAGTATATTTTCTTCCCCACTACTCTCCAGGGCTTCTCGGTCCACTAGTCGACCACCAAGTGTCCCCAGcagtggtggagggggaggtggtggtggtggtagtggtgggggtgatgcCACTCTTCCACCTCCCCCAGTTGCACCCAGAAGAAGAAGCCGCACCCCCGAGGCCCACAGCCACGACCGCCTCAACCACcacccacagcagcagcagccgcaacAGCACCATTCATCCCCGTCACACCAGCAACAAAATCAGATTCAGCATCAAACGGAAGAAAAATCACATCCCTCCCCACAAAAATATCATCTTCCACATCACTTAGAAAACAGACAAAGGGAGCAAGAGCACCAAAAACAaagacatcatcatcatcatagacATAAGCATcagaatagtgatgatgatggtgatggtggtggtagtggtggtggtggtggtggtgttaatagtcCTAGCAGACTCTGTGATGGAAATAGCAGCAgctgttgcagcagcagttgtagcagcagcaacggcaGCAGCAACGGCAGCAGCAGTGATGGCAATGGCGTGGTTAGTCGCTCCCAGCTTCCAGCATCTCCCAGTCTGACCCGTGCCGTATCTGCTTCGCCATCTCGCTCTGGACCCCCTATATCCCCTGCCCCCTCCCGGgcactctccacctctccactcccAAGGACTGTGCTCCCCTCTGCCCACCCTCCCCATTCATACCATGGAGTCAGTCATACAGGGTCCTTCCCTCAGCCCCCTCTCTCAGCCCCCCACCAGTATGCTGTCCCGCCCACCACACAGTCCTTCTCACCATTCAATTACTCACCCCGGCCTTACTCTCATGTGTACAGTCAGTACAGTAACCCGTACACCCAGGTGTTGCCTCCTCGGTCCAGTCACAGTAGTTTTTATAACAGTGGGTGTGGTAGTGTGCGGGACAGCCGGGGTAGTCAGGGTAGCTGTAGCGGTAGCACTCAGTCGTCCAGCTCAGGGACTACCAGTACAACAAACACGACCTGCAGTGGGGCAGGCACCAGCGGCTCCGTCCGGGAGATGGCCTGCAGCTGGCCTACGCCTGGAGGCCAGCGGGAGGCCTGGGGCAGCTGTGCCAGTAGTCAAGGGGGGTCAGCCACCACTACCTCTGTCTCCCAAACTCCTCCCATGCACAGGAAAACACCTGAGCCTGTAAGGTAGGTGCCCTCAGCTCCCCACCCTCCAATCCTGTGGTGCTTGAGTCCAAGACCACCAAGAGCCTAGAGACAGATCCGTTTTCCTCACATTAAAACTTTGATATACAAACttgaaaattaaataattaaTTGCCTGAATATCAAATTAAGTGAAATGTTAGTAATGGAATTTGGATCTATTTCAAAACAATACCAACTGCATCTTTCTTATACCTCATCACACACCGTTCTGATGTGACAGGAATCATTGTACAACATCTTGGTAATCAAAATTTCATTCTGATAAGTTATAAGGAATTGTGAAGTATTTCACAGAGTGCATTGAGATATCAATGTTTTTTACTGCTTATATTTTATATCACATTATTTTTCTCCAAAGTTTATTTCAAACATGTAATTTATATTATATTGATCACTAATAATCAATTTGAGACACACATTAAGTACTTCAGTATTGAATGACAGTAACTTGCATAAACATTGAATGAAGtaccatttttttgtgtttgaaatgTTGCGGGAATTAGCGTTGCTAGAGGTGTgtgaagaggtgagagaagcaGGTGTGTAGTGGTTCAAGCTGCCACACCTGATGGAACTGTGCTAACATTTGTgatccttcctcttttcatcttgaTAGATCAGTCAATTGATTTCCCTCAAAAGTTATTATACATGTGTATTCTATTTTTTACACAATAGATATTCATAGTTAAAGTTTTGAAACTTTTAAAAGTACCTGAGTATTTTTGCACTTCGACATTCCTAAAAATTACGTAACAACTTTTGTTTTGTGGGAAATTTATTGATGCTGATGAACTGTGGTACtccattaataattcactaatCATTTTCCTTGGCATGGTGGTTCAAGAATACATTTCAAAGAAGTTGCATACTAAAGGAATCAATATAAACCACTACTAGTACTTTTTTTACTAAGCACCTACCAGTGTATACAAGATGAATGAACACAATGGGAAGTACTTTTGAATCATCCATGCCTATGCTGATCTGGTGTTAACGAGTACTTTAATAATCATAAGAAATATCAACAACCATAACAGCTCCTGGGGAACAAGATCAGATCATTACAAATTCACATGACTCACTAGAAACAAAATTTGGTGCAGTAGTCTTCATGccagaccaggtgtgtgtgaacCTCTCCCAGGTGACCACAGCTGGCTgggctgtggttgtggtgatatgCCTCTGCCTGGGTGGTGCTTGATGCCTGAAGGTAGCTCCCTCCAACCCCCCACACTCACCTGTCCACACATACATGTACATCatccacacacataaacacacacacagtttttatgTTGTGTGCATGGAAAAGGAATGGAGATGTAGAATTGTCATCCCacagagaaaaaatgtttatgagttagctatatgagtgtgtgtgacaTATTAGTATGAGTAGTTCTCCAGATTAAGGAAGAGCTGAACATGAACTGAATTACTGATTTGCTCTGATTGAAATTGTAAATAGGATCTAACACTACACccaaataaaacataacatTATGGGAACAATTTTGATAGTTCTGAGGAAGTCAGGATAAAATCTAACATCAGTAACTTAAAATATTCCACTTTTGCACTGAGAAGATCATTGGCACATCCACAAAGTTATGCCATTTATCAGTTCACAGTAAACAAGTAAATTCTTTTTGTTAATTTGGTCCAGACACAACCCAAAGAGAAATTTTCTGTACCACATATGTATCCAAAGATAATATAGTCCTAACCTTAGaagcaagagggaaagaaaagaacacctcACAGCTGCACAAGTGTAACACCTCTCTCATGTTTATGCCTGCTTTGACACCACACATTCTTGTCTGTGCCTTTACCTTCATTGCATGTGATGTGAAATGTAATGCCCTTTTGCatggtttgtttacttgttagAACCTTGTGTCCACCAGTTCTTACCAACTAAATATTAACTTGTCCTGATATACTAATGAAAGTCAAGATGAATGTCAACTTTTGTTCTAAAACTAACTGCTTGAAAGTCGTTATATTAGATTCTCAATTACAAATTATCATAGTATTAGAATTCTGGACATGCTAAATTTAATTGCAGACTTTATGTACTGAGATGGCAACCTTCTTGTTAAGGACCACTGCTGAGTCTCAATCAAAGTCAGACCTGCATCACTTGCCACAGCTGGAATGAGTGTGTGTCCTCCTGGGCAGCACATTAGCACAGTTGTAGTAAGGGTGCAAGAAAAATTTGGCTGTCCTAGATATCATTGATTTCAGCTACCAAATGTTTTtagttatatttttactttggaATGGAATGTCATCACCAGTGTGTAGAAATAATGAGAAGTGAAGTAGTGACATTAAACTGAACACCCAAGACAAGGTTCTAACTGCTGTACTTTGGTGTGTGCTGCTGTAGTAGATGCACTGTGGGGCTTCCTGGGGCTGCCAAGGGGCCACACCTGCACAGTAGTTTTGCTCTTCCCCAGCCAGCCACACACCTGCTGCTCCCTACCTCTACACCACCCAGTGCCAAATGGAtcccagttcccttgcagaCAGCCATGATGTACAGTACATGTTGAGTAGATCAGTATTCAAGGGAAGAAACACCTTTGAGTATTGGCTGATGCAGGTATCAACCCTGAAGCTCAGTTTTACATGTCTGTCTTCATacataagggagagagaagaggagagggaagtggtggCTGGCAGGGATGAGGCCAACACGTGTACTGTAGCTCTAGGTAACCTAAGCCGATGCTTGAAGTAGCCAGCAAGTCACACATTGAGTCCATCGCCCACAACTCTGCAGCAGCTGTAGTAGTGCCTCATCCTCAAGACACCGGCTGGAACAGATGTGCTGTTGTAGAGATGACCATAGGATGTTGTAGAATGAAGTGTATATGTGTGCAGTGTGCTAGAGCCTAAGACTTGTAATACTCCATCAGCATTATTTATCAGAATAACAATGATTTTTCATTTGAATATGCACtgatgtgtgcgtgtatgtgtgtgtatcatcTCACCCTCCATAAGTTGAGCCAAGAAACAAATTATGTATTCTCACAAACTTATCATCATATCCTCAGTGACCTGAAGCACCAAATGTTGCCAGTGTCTATTTCAAGCTGTCAGAAGATTCCACCTGAGGCTGATCCTGTAGTGTAGTGTAATCAGGACTTTATAATGGTGCTTCTGAGGATGTTTATTCATGTGTATGACTGAACAGTTGCCCAAGGTAATGATCTCGTAAAGAGTGTTCCTGACAGAGAGGGAGTGTCCAGCAACTCTCCATCCATCACAATCCTGGCAGTTCATTGGTCCACATATTGATTCACAAACTTGATTATATCAGTACTTGGGGAAACTGCTGACACAAACTTGTATATTATGGAGGGTGAGACTTGCACAATATTAGCATCAGTGTGAGTGTTTCTGTGCTGGACAAAGGTTATTAATGCCaaggaacaaaggaacaagTCATAAGCTCTATTTGAAGATTTAATGGCAGTTTTGGTCTATTTGTTTCTGCATATACTGCAAGATGTTCATTTTGGTTTGTCTCCCTTtgtgtgattttattttttttttttatttattttttttttttttttgtgcttgtagtattttgtgtttgtttttatgtacaggtctctctctctctctctctctctctctctctctctctctctctctctctctctctctctctctctctctctctctctctctctctctctctctctctctctctctctctctctctctctctctccaaaactgGATAAATAAAGCTTAAGTGGTACAAACCTGACAAACCTTGCCATATTGCCACATATAGGAGCAAATCATTCATTTCTACGAATCTTTAATAGTAATttcaaggaatgaaaaagaaatcttGGGAAAGTAGTTTCCTACTGTGTGTTGCTGCAATGACATTTACAAAATCTGTTCATAAAAGATCCAATCTTAGTATGGCTTACTGAAAGCTGATGTATCACCAGATATCAATGATAATAGGGTACAATACCTTTTAATAATTGGCTGTGTCAATGGTGCACACTGCAGCATTATCATGTCTTCTAAATCTtcaaaggaaggagaatttaAGACCATCAAGTCCCCAGGTGTTTGTTTCTGTCCTAGTTTTACTTCATCCTCTTATCAGTGTATCTCAGGTGTTTGGAACAGACAGATGGAGTGATACTGTGATTGGCAAGAGTTTACTGTATGGTTCTGCACTGCTTAGACTTGTAGCTGCCACCTTCCTCTTATTTATACCTTCCCACTGTCCCATATCTCTGCATCCTAGCTTGGTTGTGATTGAGTATTGCCTTTATTCTGAGGCAACATTGGTTGACTGTAACCAAGCACTTGATTCTGTATATTTATATTGAGTTGttatcatgttttgtttttgttgtggttttggtTGGCATTGACATGTAGACCTCAAAGTACTATATTTATGTCAATGCCTGTGACAGGCGTGCTGGTAGTCACATGTGTGGTATTTGCAGGTGTGCTCTACATAAGTtctccctcttcaccttccACCCTTCTTTCACTGGGGGCACGACCTCAGTGGTGTTCTGTCCCTGCCTTATGGGGAACTCCTCTGCATCAGCCGTACCATCCAGGCTTGAGGTTATTTATCACACATATCTTAGTCACAGTGTTCCAcatgcaccacacacactataataaaAGTGCTAGAAAGCTTTCTCAAGAAAAGCATGTAATGTAGTCAGAGTTTTTTCTGTGCTGTAATTCCCTGCACAGATAAATTTTTTGACAGGCACAGTTCAACTAATTGAAACATTTTTCTAATGACCTTAACTTATATAACATTTAGCTTGATTTTTTATATCTTTGGTAAGGATTCCTGGTATCTGGAGAATTTTCATTAACCAATAGGAATGTGCATGGAGCTAGAAATCTCTCCTTTTGATGCAGCATTTCTTTAGTGTGGTGATGAGCCTCCTAGGTGTCTCAGGGTGTCACTGTGGGTCCTGGTGTGCGGGATGCTTGGCCTTGGATGCGTTTGAGTAGTAGTCACATAGGTGTTAGTCTTATCTCACTGGGAAGGGGCAAGGCTTTGTGGGGCACCTTAAGATCATGCTGGTCCAGGTGTGCAAGGCGTCCTTGGCCAGAGCACCTCAGACCTGCACTCCACCCatgggtgtgtgcgtgtctgtcaTGCCGCATGTGGTGGTGTCGTGTTTTTAGGTTCAACCCCGAGCCGTGGGCTCCCCGCGGCCGCTTTGCTCAGCCCGCCCACTCCCACCACTTCCGCTCACACTCCACTGACCTCACCACAAGGGGCCTCCCCAGGTACGTATGTCCCCACTACCGCCACCCAAGGaccctcatctttcctccctcacagcTTCCTCTCTTGCAGTGTCTGGAGTCTCTGGCCACATTTGTTTGTGTCATGAGACAAGTATTTGTATTAAGTTGCATTCCATTGGTTAGTGAATGCTTCAGAAGTTGTAGTGCATCCCTTTGTGTGTTACCCTCCACCTCCTGCCCCTACCATGCTCCCCAACTCAGGATTAAAGTAccttttttagattttttagcaCTTATACACTAGCATGGTCAAAGCTAtaactattcatattttttaatGCATCGGAAGATATTGAGATAGTCCTGTTTAAATTGCGTTCATGCTATAGGAATGCTTCTCCTGATATTCTATAGTGCTTAATTAGAAATATTTTTTAGGGGATGgagagtttggtgtgtgtgggtgcacaGCTCCAGCATGAGGAGTGCTCAGGCTTCCAGCATGGCACAGGCTGTACAGGTTGAATATTTCTATTTGGAATGTTTATGTTGAACATAAGCACCATGTCATCTTTGTCACTTTATTAATGTTGTAATGTTGGGTGTGTGATTTCTTTTTAGGTATGATGGGGATGAGTTTGGAGACTCCATTGATGATGGAGCAGATACAATATGTAAAGCATTGATGTCTTTTCTAGacggaatgaatagaaaattaaatTTGGGCAACTCCATTAAAACTGGAGTTTATCTTGCCAATAAGATTATTAAATTTTCAAagataattttcttattttggaaAAATTTACCAATTAGAATCTTGTATAATACAAGAGAACTATGATGAAAAGATCATATAAAAGCAAGAGTTAAGTAGACAATTTCCTGACTATATGTGTTGAAAATATTCATAGTTGATTGCTTTCCCACTCTGTGGCCATGGTAGTTACCTTAGTGAGTGCAGCtatgcttttcctcttcttaaatTGACTGGTGAATGAGTATCAAGGGCAGTATTTGAGTAAGGCTACCTTTGGTCTTTGGATGACACAGTAGTCGCAGATGTTGGATGAATGTACGTTGTAATACCACAGGTGTAGAGACTCGGTTCACTGAGATGAGCAGTGCAGCTTTTCGCTGGACAGTAGATTTGGTGTACTAAAGGGAACACCTAAATTTTTCTCTTTAGGAGCTGACACCAGACTTCTCTAACTGAACTATATTCAACTATTACTATCTGTAGAATCTTCATATTCCATGAATTCTTCAAATGGTGTAGAAGATGCATGGTGGAGGTTCTGATTTGTTTTATGAAGTGGTTCAGAGAGTTTGGTAGCTACAGACACATGACACTCGAGTAAAACTCTTGTATTGGGTGAAGTCTCTTGTGAGAAAGATTCTCCTGTGACAGAGTGTGATGAGCTTGTGACAAAGCTTCTTGATATATGTACTCTGATGAAAATTTTAACCTGCTATTGAAATATCTTCAGAAATAGATTCATCATATCCACATCACTGAATATGAGGCCTTTTCCCATGTGCCCTCCTTGGTCTTCTTGTGTGAGCTGCTGTGGTGGCAAGTTTGTTAGTGATGAGCATTGGTTATCTTACTCCTTAGAAACATAAATGTGATTGGATGGTCATGGGTGGGATTTTGAATGTGTGCATTTGTGTGAGGTAATCATACTCTCAGCTTGATTAATCTTGGAAATATATAATACAGGCCAGCGATAATTTTTTACCTCAGTATTTCCAGACTTCTAATGCTAAGCCAGGTGAACACTGTAtggggagtgtgtgagtgtatgtgtggatGAGAGGTGTGTGCTTGTCACTGTGATGGATGGATGTTGGTGGTGACTGATAATGATGCCAGGATGTCAATGAGTTTGTTTGTTGACTCCCACTGCCACAGAAATAGTACTTGTATTTTGTGTATTAAATGTTCACAGAGTTTATCACAAAGTACATATTTTTATTAGTGTATTATTGATaattagattttctttttcttagttatATTCTATATCTATTTGTTTCAGGGATGAGAAAATTGTTATTTTCACAAAAAAGAC harbors:
- the LOC123509393 gene encoding dual specificity mitogen-activated protein kinase kinase hemipterous-like isoform X3, with product MALTLTSLQRKTKMATLSSLQDRLQGLGTRLQAENEAKSRERMAPGFNLELTRERPGSERRPKPALTIDNKLPMRPNTISGRQRERPKIELPLLFEPRQQQSDLPELDAHVKEITRKNGNLVIESKSYKSSIEDMEYISELGNGTSGNVVKMLHKSSKKVIAVKQMRRSGNLEETKRVFFDLEVVLKSDCPFIVQCLGCFITDSDVWICMELMATCLDKLTKRYKKPIPEPILGKISVATLKALNYLKESHGVIHRDVKPSNILLDERGNIKLCDFGISGRLVDSKAKTRSAGCAAYMAPERIDPPDPNKPDYDIRADVWSLGITLVELATGQFPYKDCRNDFEVLTKVLQDDPPSLPKDGTFSSEFCDFVNDCLIKEYRLRPKYKKLLDYAFIKKYEQKKVDVSAWFADVCRATDQKVRNSPQRVSIFSSPLLSRASRSTSRPPSVPSSGGGGGGGGGSGGGDATLPPPPVAPRRRSRTPEAHSHDRLNHHPQQQQPQQHHSSPSHQQQNQIQHQTEEKSHPSPQKYHLPHHLENRQREQEHQKQRHHHHHRHKHQNSDDDGDGGGSGGGGGGVNSPSRLCDGNSSSCCSSSCSSSNGSSNGSSSDGNGVVSRSQLPASPSLTRAVSASPSRSGPPISPAPSRALSTSPLPRTVLPSAHPPHSYHGVSHTGSFPQPPLSAPHQYAVPPTTQSFSPFNYSPRPYSHVYSQYSNPYTQVLPPRSSHSSFYNSGCGSVRDSRGSQGSCSGSTQSSSSGTTSTTNTTCSGAGTSGSVREMACSWPTPGGQREAWGSCASSQGGSATTTSVSQTPPMHRKTPEPVRFNPEPWAPRGRFAQPAHSHHFRSHSTDLTTRGLPSSRYPPTYLPPHVSPLVSRRKVENRTAATTTANGSSHNHSHPSQVSTAAPLPGSSAGLPPAPPSLTTPHYRYTQEAYYNSRPYYTPEPQRRIFPRLGNP
- the LOC123509393 gene encoding dual specificity mitogen-activated protein kinase kinase hemipterous-like isoform X1, which encodes MALTLTSLQRKTKMATLSSLQDRLQGLGTRLQAENEAKSRERMAPGFNLELTRERPGSERRPKPALTIDNKLPMRPNTISGRQRERPKIELPLLFEPRQQQSDLPELDAHVKEITRKNGNLVIESKSYKSSIEDMEYISELGNGTSGNVVKMLHKSSKKVIAVKQMRRSGNLEETKRVFFDLEVVLKSDCPFIVQCLGCFITDSDVWICMELMATCLDKLTKRYKKPIPEPILGKISVATLKALNYLKESHGVIHRDVKPSNILLDERGNIKLCDFGISGRLVDSKAKTRSAGCAAYMAPERIDPPDPNKPDYDIRADVWSLGITLVELATGQFPYKDCRNDFEVLTKVLQDDPPSLPKDGTFSSEFCDFVNDCLIKEYRLRPKYKKLLDYAFIKKYEQKKVDVSAWFADVCRATDQKVRNSPQRVSIFSSPLLSRASRSTSRPPSVPSSGGGGGGGGGSGGGDATLPPPPVAPRRRSRTPEAHSHDRLNHHPQQQQPQQHHSSPSHQQQNQIQHQTEEKSHPSPQKYHLPHHLENRQREQEHQKQRHHHHHRHKHQNSDDDGDGGGSGGGGGGVNSPSRLCDGNSSSCCSSSCSSSNGSSNGSSSDGNGVVSRSQLPASPSLTRAVSASPSRSGPPISPAPSRALSTSPLPRTVLPSAHPPHSYHGVSHTGSFPQPPLSAPHQYAVPPTTQSFSPFNYSPRPYSHVYSQYSNPYTQVLPPRSSHSSFYNSGCGSVRDSRGSQGSCSGSTQSSSSGTTSTTNTTCSGAGTSGSVREMACSWPTPGGQREAWGSCASSQGGSATTTSVSQTPPMHRKTPEPVSSRYPPTYLPPHVSPLVSRRKVENRTAATTTANGSSHNHSHPSQVSTAAPLPGSSAGLPPAPPSLTTPHYRYTQEAYYNSRPYYTPEPQRRIFPRLGNP
- the LOC123509393 gene encoding dual specificity mitogen-activated protein kinase kinase hemipterous-like isoform X2, producing MLIVMSLTIDNKLPMRPNTISGRQRERPKIELPLLFEPRQQQSDLPELDAHVKEITRKNGNLVIESKSYKSSIEDMEYISELGNGTSGNVVKMLHKSSKKVIAVKQMRRSGNLEETKRVFFDLEVVLKSDCPFIVQCLGCFITDSDVWICMELMATCLDKLTKRYKKPIPEPILGKISVATLKALNYLKESHGVIHRDVKPSNILLDERGNIKLCDFGISGRLVDSKAKTRSAGCAAYMAPERIDPPDPNKPDYDIRADVWSLGITLVELATGQFPYKDCRNDFEVLTKVLQDDPPSLPKDGTFSSEFCDFVNDCLIKEYRLRPKYKKLLDYAFIKKYEQKKVDVSAWFADVCRATDQKVRNSPQRVSIFSSPLLSRASRSTSRPPSVPSSGGGGGGGGGSGGGDATLPPPPVAPRRRSRTPEAHSHDRLNHHPQQQQPQQHHSSPSHQQQNQIQHQTEEKSHPSPQKYHLPHHLENRQREQEHQKQRHHHHHRHKHQNSDDDGDGGGSGGGGGGVNSPSRLCDGNSSSCCSSSCSSSNGSSNGSSSDGNGVVSRSQLPASPSLTRAVSASPSRSGPPISPAPSRALSTSPLPRTVLPSAHPPHSYHGVSHTGSFPQPPLSAPHQYAVPPTTQSFSPFNYSPRPYSHVYSQYSNPYTQVLPPRSSHSSFYNSGCGSVRDSRGSQGSCSGSTQSSSSGTTSTTNTTCSGAGTSGSVREMACSWPTPGGQREAWGSCASSQGGSATTTSVSQTPPMHRKTPEPVRFNPEPWAPRGRFAQPAHSHHFRSHSTDLTTRGLPSSRYPPTYLPPHVSPLVSRRKVENRTAATTTANGSSHNHSHPSQVSTAAPLPGSSAGLPPAPPSLTTPHYRYTQEAYYNSRPYYTPEPQRRIFPRLGNP